In Gammaproteobacteria bacterium, the DNA window ATTCATCCCCGCAACGCTACGCGATTGCGGGGTTTTCTCGCCAAAGATTTATAAACGCCTTAATTTGGTATACACACCGTGTATCTCTCTGGAGAGGAACTCAAAAAAAAGGCGACCCATGGGTCGCCCTTGTCCGATCAACGATAAATTATTTAACGCGAAATTACCTGGTAACTTTTAGCAAGCTGGTTATTATCCTCGTTAGATTCAACGGTTGTGCATGCTGCATCGACAAAAGCTCGCAATGTCTTGGTGCCAGCCGTTTTTGCGGGAAGTCCGATAACGGTCATCGTTTTAACCGCGCCTGCCGCCATGAATCCGAGCGCAACATTTTTATCGGGTGTGGCTTTGCAATTTTGGGCCATGGGTTGATGCGCCCATATCGCTAAATTTCCTCCATTTCCCGAATTTTCTCCTTGATTTTTAACCGTAATAGTGACCGAAAATGTCGTATTAGCACCAGGAGAAGTACCCAGGGCAAGCGCATTGATTACAAAATCTGGCTGCGGCGGACTCAAGACCTTATAGCTTTTGGATGCCTGATTATTTGTCTCGCTGGATTCGGAAATCACGCACCCGCTATCAATGAAAGCCCGAAAAGTCTTGACACCTGCGTTCCCCGCCAATAGGCCGGTGACAGTGATCGGCCTGCTCGCGCCTGCAGCGAGGCCAGCCATAGTGATAATTCTGTCGGGTGCTGTGGCATTGCAACCTTGCTCGGTGGATTGGTTCGTCCATATGGCCAATCGGCTACTCGTTGTGGCAATAATTCCTTGATTTTTAATGGTAATAATGGCGCTGAACAAACTATTTACCCTTGGCGAAGCGGTTAGTAACGAAATATCGGTTATTGTCACGTCCGCCTGTCCACCGCTCACCGTATAGATTTGGGTAAATTGATTATTTCTTTCATTGCTTTCCGAGGTAAGGCAGGCGCTATCGATAAAAGCTCGCAAAGTTTTCTTGCCCGCGACGCCAGCGGAAAGACCAGTTACGGAAAAAATTTTGCTTTCTCCAGCCGCCAGACTTCCCACGGCAATCGTTTGATCTCCAGTGGCATTGCAGTTTTGAACGGTGGCCTGATGACTCCAGACCGCAAGTTTTCCTCCATCTCCGGGGGTGGTTCCTTGATTTTTTACCGTTACCAACGCCGTGAAGGAACTGTTGGCACCAGGAGCGGTCGGCGTGAGCGCGACCTGGGTTACCGTGAAATCCGATGACGTGGCGGCAGTGGTAGCCACGTTGCGCACCAGGCGGACATAATTTGCGGCGCGCTGGACATCACCTTGTGGCCCATGACCATAGGCAGTGCCGCCTCCGCACGCCGCTCCAAGCGACATGAGGCCAGAGTGAGTTTTCGGATCACTACGTTGCGCGCCCGCGCCGTGAACATCCTGAAGGGTATAGCAAGTATCGGTGGCGTTTCTTTTTATCCAACCCAGGGCGCGGCCAAAGGCAAAATAAATACCCTCGTCGCCCAATCCATTGCCGTTCGCAAAAGTCGTGGATGCCCAATACCAGGGCCAATCGCTCTGCCCGCTTTCATTTTTTAATTCGGTGGCGTTAAAAATTGGGTTGATCGCCGCTGAACCGGTGGTCGCGGGCGAGCGAGTATAATCCAGAATACTTTGTAATTCTTTAGCGTTTGGCAGTCGCCAATCTTGATAGCCTAAATAATACGCAGTGTTTTTCGTTTGCGTCCACGCTAGTGCTTCCTGCCAATTAAGCGCAACGCCGCTATCTAATTTGCTCCACATCAACCCGGTTGCATTATCGGTAATGGTTTGATCGCCATTATCTACGAAGGAATTAACACCATAATTTTTATTGCCACGCACGCATTGAACAAAAAAGGTTTTTTCGATACCCCCAGGCGTGGTCAAATCATAGCCCTTAATGCGGCCATCGGCAAAATTAACCCCGAAAAGCAATCCATCGCCTCT includes these proteins:
- a CDS encoding hypothetical protein (Evidence 5 : Unknown function): MKYSILVDKEITYFTIEGMMKHHAKIMNSTAKTKQYSWKFRRIYLVGLTILPTAQAIESNSYTVVDTGQTKCYNASNEITCPSPEITFYGQDAQFSRDIPNYTLSENGALVYDNVTGLTWQRGPDKNQDGALTSADKLNYPNSVAHCAALGSENYQGFNDWRLPSIKELYSLIDFRGVDPNPTTDMQALTPFIDRTFFNFAYGDQNAGERIIDSQYASSTLYVDKSVSVRGDGLLFGVNFADGRIKGYDLTTPGGIEKTFFVQCVRGNKNYGVNSFVDNGDQTITDNATGLMWSKLDSGVALNWQEALAWTQTKNTAYYLGYQDWRLPNAKELQSILDYTRSPATTGSAAINPIFNATELKNESGQSDWPWYWASTTFANGNGLGDEGIYFAFGRALGWIKRNATDTCYTLQDVHGAGAQRSDPKTHSGLMSLGAACGGGTAYGHGPQGDVQRAANYVRLVRNVATTAATSSDFTVTQVALTPTAPGANSSFTALVTVKNQGTTPGDGGKLAVWSHQATVQNCNATGDQTIAVGSLAAGESKIFSVTGLSAGVAGKKTLRAFIDSACLTSESNERNNQFTQIYTVSGGQADVTITDISLLTASPRVNSLFSAIITIKNQGIIATTSSRLAIWTNQSTEQGCNATAPDRIITMAGLAAGASRPITVTGLLAGNAGVKTFRAFIDSGCVISESSETNNQASKSYKVLSPPQPDFVINALALGTSPGANTTFSVTITVKNQGENSGNGGNLAIWAHQPMAQNCKATPDKNVALGFMAAGAVKTMTVIGLPAKTAGTKTLRAFVDAACTTVESNEDNNQLAKSYQVISR